From a region of the uncultured Desulfatiglans sp. genome:
- a CDS encoding hypothetical protein (Evidence 5 : Unknown function) produces the protein MKDPLENGVIAVIGMHRSGTSMIAGLLHACGLFLGAEDRLLPPHETNRMGFFEHEDFVNINERILAHFGGSWHAPPPLEGRWYADPALAPLAEEARVLIASFPMNEVWGFKDPRTTILLPFWRRLIPDLRFVVCMRNPLEVGRSLLQRDDIAVERGAWLWEHYVTAALHGTEGAPRCIVYFDEFFKFRTSAARRMVEFCGLAWPEDAKWVEKTIRSDLHHHQVGLQEFFEEDDLPARAKIIYLMTRAVSRDGYAAVGAGDDDMKALRLSALVDFVRQMGEENALLRTERRLGETMTALAENERALAGSVTKVSSLQEIISQKDSFTDDIKKLNGKFLEDKERQVIAANDALSRKQIELEELTLRHNRVLNENEQQLARIKKEYENIFADRDRQLSELREILKEKETRFNAFERESRDLILKKDAEIRDKTAALNDSYKNIEKSKVEIDNLLKQMGNKEKAIKDLVEESKNHFLRFSELENSVLEKEKEIKEAEQTIFLKIQLLVKQNKAIFALSERTRNQETVLRIKDQYCRNIEKEIRSKIEIIKNLENAIQEKETQHLHDNERLVSAGREIAESKVKERSFETQIENLNRSIRLMKADIDEKSRKITELETLLTEHAETLRNIFDSQSWKAVRFYGKIKGFFLS, from the coding sequence TTGAAAGACCCTTTGGAAAATGGTGTGATTGCCGTCATTGGGATGCATCGCAGCGGCACCTCGATGATCGCAGGGTTGCTGCATGCTTGCGGTCTGTTCCTCGGCGCCGAGGACAGACTGTTGCCGCCGCATGAAACGAACCGGATGGGCTTTTTCGAGCATGAGGATTTCGTGAATATCAACGAACGGATCCTGGCTCATTTCGGTGGCTCCTGGCATGCACCGCCGCCTCTCGAAGGGCGGTGGTATGCGGATCCGGCTCTGGCTCCTCTGGCCGAAGAGGCCCGAGTCCTGATCGCCTCCTTCCCGATGAATGAAGTGTGGGGTTTCAAGGATCCCAGGACGACGATCCTTCTGCCTTTTTGGCGCCGTCTCATCCCGGATCTGCGATTTGTCGTCTGCATGCGCAACCCTCTGGAAGTGGGGAGATCCCTGCTTCAACGCGATGACATTGCGGTGGAGCGCGGTGCGTGGCTGTGGGAGCATTATGTCACGGCGGCCCTCCATGGCACGGAAGGCGCGCCGCGCTGCATCGTCTATTTCGACGAGTTCTTCAAGTTCCGAACCTCCGCTGCCAGGCGGATGGTCGAGTTCTGCGGTCTCGCGTGGCCGGAGGATGCCAAGTGGGTCGAGAAGACCATCCGTTCGGATTTGCATCACCACCAGGTTGGACTGCAGGAGTTTTTCGAAGAGGATGACCTGCCTGCGAGGGCTAAGATCATCTATCTGATGACGCGGGCCGTCAGCCGAGACGGTTATGCAGCGGTTGGTGCCGGCGACGATGATATGAAGGCGCTCCGATTGTCCGCGCTCGTTGACTTTGTGCGACAGATGGGTGAGGAAAACGCACTTCTGCGCACTGAGCGACGGCTGGGTGAGACGATGACGGCCCTGGCAGAGAACGAGCGCGCTTTGGCGGGATCCGTTACCAAGGTTTCTTCCCTTCAGGAGATCATCTCGCAGAAGGATAGCTTTACAGACGACATCAAAAAATTGAATGGAAAATTCCTGGAGGATAAAGAGCGACAGGTTATTGCGGCCAACGATGCATTGTCACGAAAGCAGATCGAATTGGAAGAACTGACCCTGAGGCACAACCGCGTTTTGAATGAAAATGAGCAGCAGTTGGCGCGAATCAAAAAGGAATATGAAAATATTTTTGCAGACAGGGACAGGCAGTTGTCCGAACTGCGGGAGATTTTAAAGGAAAAGGAAACTCGGTTCAACGCGTTCGAGAGGGAATCGCGCGATCTGATTTTGAAAAAAGATGCCGAGATTAGGGATAAGACCGCTGCTCTGAACGATTCATATAAGAACATAGAAAAGTCGAAGGTTGAAATCGATAATTTGCTTAAACAAATGGGAAATAAGGAAAAAGCTATTAAAGATCTCGTAGAGGAATCGAAAAATCACTTTCTGCGCTTTTCAGAACTCGAAAACAGCGTCCTTGAGAAAGAAAAGGAAATAAAAGAAGCAGAACAAACGATTTTTTTGAAAATCCAGTTGCTGGTCAAGCAGAATAAAGCCATTTTTGCATTATCCGAAAGAACAAGAAATCAGGAAACGGTTTTGAGGATAAAAGATCAGTACTGTAGGAACATCGAAAAGGAAATCCGCTCAAAGATAGAGATTATTAAAAACCTGGAAAATGCGATTCAGGAAAAAGAGACGCAGCACCTTCATGATAACGAGAGGTTGGTGTCTGCGGGACGGGAAATCGCCGAGTCCAAGGTAAAAGAACGGTCTTTTGAAACGCAGATAGAAAATTTGAATCGATCGATCCGCCTCATGAAAGCGGATATCGATGAGAAAAGCCGAAAAATAACCGAACTCGAAACCCTTTTGACTGAGCACGCCGAAACACTGAGGAATATCTTCGACTCCCAGTCGTGGAAAGCGGTTCGCTTCTATGGAAAAATCAAGGGGTTTTTCCTTTCCTGA